The sequence below is a genomic window from Sorangiineae bacterium MSr12523.
GAAGCCCGCGCGGGGAACTTGAAGCGACATGCCGAACGCCGAGGCCGATTGCCTTCGGCATTCGCGGCAATGGCAAATATAAAGCCCCAGAGTCTCGCCCTCGCTTGCGTAACGTACGTTCCCGCACTGACATCCACCGGTGAGCATCACGGCACCAAGAATACGCCGGTTCAATCGAACTTCGGACACATTCGCGCGAGCTTGGTTGAGCTCAATCCGTGCCGACTTGATTTTCCGTGACAATCGGAGCAGCGTCGGGTCCTGATGGATCGACCGTGCCCTTCGCAGGAAGACCTTCAGGCCTTCGCCACGGGACAACTGGACCCGGCGTCGCGCGAGGCCATCGAAGCGCACTTGGCCGATTGTACGAGCTGCAAGCTTTTCGAGCGAATGCCGACGCCGGACAACGAAACGCTCACATCGCATGCGCGTTCGCCCAACGAGCGCCACCCGAGGCGCGATCGATCCCATGGGGCGTCCATTCAACCGGGTACGCTGGTCGGTCGCTATCTGGTGGTCGATTTGATCGGCACCGGCGGAATGGGGAGCGTTTACCGTGCTTACGATCCGAAACTCAATCGCAACGTTGCCCTCAAGCTGATTCGCGTTCGACCGCGCACTGCGGACGACGATCCGCCGCAACCGCGCCTTTTGCGTGAGGCTCAGGCTCTGGCGCAGGTGGTTCACCCGAACGTCGTCGCCATTTTCGATGTCGGTGAGTTTCGCGAACAGGTGTTCTTTGCCATGGAGTTGATCGAGGGCAGCACCTTGCGCGATGTGATGCGCCGCGCCGCACACGATCCACGAACGTCGTTGCGGTTGCTCGATCAGGCGGGACGCGGGCTCGCGGCGGCGCACGACGCGGGCCTGGTCCATCGCGACTTCAAACCCGAGAACGTGCTCGTCGATCGCGAGCAGCGTGCCAAAGTCGTCGATTTCGGCCTCGCACGTGCGGTCAATGCCCACAAAGCCGCGGATCTCGTGTCGGTGCCGCGCCCGGGCGAGTCTCCTTCGATGTTGGACCTCCGCATCACCGAGACGGGCGCATTCCTCGGGACGCCGGCTTACATGGCGCCGGAGCAGTACCTCGGGCAGCATGCCGACGCGCGCAGCGACCAATTCAGTTTCGCCTGCGTGGCCTACGAAGCGCTGTTCGGGCAGCATCCCTTTTTGAAAGGGACCAAGATTTCCATGGTGGCGCTTTGCGCCGGGGAAATCGTGGACACGGGCCGGCGGTTGGATCCGGCATACCTGCGCGTGTTGCGGCGTGGCCTGTCGCGCGATCCTGCGAATCGATACCCATCGCTCGAGCACCTGCTCGATGACTTGGCCCGCGTTCCACGGCGGCGAAGGCGTCGTGGCATCACCATCGCCGCGATCGCGTGCGCCGCGGGGGCCATCCTTGGCGTGCCGGCCATTCAGAAACATCGCGCGCAGCGTTGCGATGCTGCGGCGACGCAGGCGCTTGCCGGGATCTGGGACACGCCGCGACGGGAGAAGATCGAGGCCGTCTTCGTGGGCGACGGGCAGGCCTTCGGGCGCGCTCTATGGAAAAGCGTTGCGGCCGCGGTGGATACGTACGCGGAGCAGTGGAGAAACACGAGCGTGGAGCTCTGTCGGAGCGCGGACGGGTGGCGCTCCGAAGACAGTGCGACGCACGCGCGGTCCGCGTCGTGTCTCGACGAGCGGCGCCGCGAGTTGCGGGCCGCAACCGACGTACTCGCCGAGGGCGATCGGGACGTGCGCGCCCGCGCCCACGAGGTCCTTCTTCGACTCGGCTCGGTATCGAGCTGCCTGAATCCTGCGGTCCTCGCGTTCACGCGGTTGCCGGCGCACGACGCCGCGACCTCCAACACCGTCGAACGCATTCGCGATCTTCTCGCTCAAAGTCGTGCGCTCAATGATGCCCACAAGGTTGCACCCGGAGAATCCGCGGCACGGGAAGCGTTGGAGCTGGCGCGCAAG
It includes:
- a CDS encoding tetratricopeptide repeat protein; this translates as MDRPCPSQEDLQAFATGQLDPASREAIEAHLADCTSCKLFERMPTPDNETLTSHARSPNERHPRRDRSHGASIQPGTLVGRYLVVDLIGTGGMGSVYRAYDPKLNRNVALKLIRVRPRTADDDPPQPRLLREAQALAQVVHPNVVAIFDVGEFREQVFFAMELIEGSTLRDVMRRAAHDPRTSLRLLDQAGRGLAAAHDAGLVHRDFKPENVLVDREQRAKVVDFGLARAVNAHKAADLVSVPRPGESPSMLDLRITETGAFLGTPAYMAPEQYLGQHADARSDQFSFACVAYEALFGQHPFLKGTKISMVALCAGEIVDTGRRLDPAYLRVLRRGLSRDPANRYPSLEHLLDDLARVPRRRRRRGITIAAIACAAGAILGVPAIQKHRAQRCDAAATQALAGIWDTPRREKIEAVFVGDGQAFGRALWKSVAAAVDTYAEQWRNTSVELCRSADGWRSEDSATHARSASCLDERRRELRAATDVLAEGDRDVRARAHEVLLRLGSVSSCLNPAVLAFTRLPAHDAATSNTVERIRDLLAQSRALNDAHKVAPGESAAREALELARKLPDRGLAAEALHHLSMVQETGAEYDASEASIVQALAEAEASGQERLLPLIWLQMIRVIGNSQGRTRDVEPLIPFVQATVERFDPQGPAHVELLFDLGIIETRAGRYEAAAGHLAAALEMSRRVFGENNVFRIEIYQNLAIAEQSLGQLDRASAHIKSALSETEALFGNDYPAIVETLALLAQLLGEQGDSAGMQAVGQRARAIIEQSSSLENKDLGYSLSTLGRAYLADAQPDVALSLYRRAYAMASPNEPNRHARLSGLARAEEMLGQLEVARSSFEEALAMGRRMAGPGHALTILYAVGLGRILRALHREREALQVCTAVLEAAERPPVARGISLAWALSCVGESYEQLGRLPAAVVALERAQKLLEVEAIPPRPLQRGIIGFALARVLWDSGGDRDRARRLATEAADTFRHGGRADAENAVAVETWLTKTSTPQR